From Candidatus Nomurabacteria bacterium:
CAATTGGAGCAGTTGCTCACCAGCGTCGGTTTCACGATCGTGAGTCGTTCACTGACCTACGCAGACCAAAGCCACTTCATCCATGCCAAGAAGGTGACCAAATGAAATCGCTTGAACTCATTACACCAGAGCATGCACAACATAAGCAGGTTGTGTCGTTTGTAAACTCGGTGTACGAACGAACCCTGCACGTCAGTGCACGCAACCCCCCGGAGACACTCCTGGCCGCGATCGAGGGCGAAAATGTCTTTGGCTGTATCGGTTTCAATCACAGTGTACAGTGGCACTTCTTCAAGGATGATCCTCGCTACCAGCGAGCTGTTTCGATGTTCCCTTCGGACACTCGGATCGGCGAGCAAAGCATGTTAGCGATCAGCGGTTTCCCGGCTGGCGTACCCCTGCTCTTTTCAGCATTGGCCGCGTACGCAGAACATGTTGGCATCCAAAAGATAGTATTTGCCGGCATCGGCGTTTCCTGCCGAACCGTCGAGCAACTCGGTTTTTCTGTCGACGTACTAGGCCCAACCGCTGAGGCGGTCACATCGCCTCAAGACCGCGCACACTACGCCTACTGGCTGGAGCAATTCCAGCCACAAACCTGCATCCTCGACACCACCCGAGCACAGGATGTCTACCACAATGTGGCCGGACGTTTTACTCGAAAAGCCCATCTGGCCCCGTCCTTACAAGCACAACTAGCCGCCTAAGGCAAAAACAGATACCCTACGTGTCGCAAGTGCGTTACACTAACACCGAGACAGCAATGTCGCGGTGTTTTCTTTAGCGACTAACCTATGGCATTTTTTATACAACTCATCCTTGCCACGACCATTATCTGCTCAACACTCTTGAGCATCTTTGTATACAACAGCACTAGACTCACCTACCTTCGTGTACTCCTAATAATCCACCTCTTTAGTATTGTGAGCTGGGCCATGGCAGCTTTGATCGCACTACGACAAGAAAGTTGGCTTGCCATTCAGATCGGCTATGCCAGCGCTGCCATCCTTATTACCACCAAGTACTATTTCATTATTTCGTTCCCTGAAGGAGAGACACCCAAAACACTCCGATCATTCATTCCCCTCTTTATCACCCTTTTGCTTGTTGGGTTTTCTTTCATGGATGGCGTGTTCGCCAGCGATCTGACTGTAGTAAGCCAAAGCTACATACTGATCTCTGACGGACCGTACGCTAGTCTGTACATGCTTTCCATATTCATCATATTGATCATTCCGATCATCAACCTCTATCGGAAACTCCATGATGAGCAATATCAAAACCATATTGCTGATCAGATCAGATTTCTCTTTCTCGGCGTAACATTTTTCTTTATCATTGGATTTGCAACCAACTCGATCCTGCCAGTGGTGTTTGATATCTACTACTTCAATGGCGTCGGTCCGTCTCTCGCACTCATTCTCGCCGGAATCATTTTCTACATCATCAACAAACACAACTTTCTTGGCCTCTCGATCATTGTCCAACGTGGCTTCATCTATTCGATACTCCTTGGAGGCATCACTGCAGTTTATCTAGCAATACTCTTTATTCTTGAAAGCTTCGTGCACCAGGCAATACTTGTGAACTCAGCTTTCAGTGGTCTTCTTACTTCAGTGATCGGTATCTTTTCTTTTTCACAGGTCGATACATTTCTGCGCCGTAAGACCGACCGATTCTTCTTCAAAGACCGATACGATCCCTCGCTGGTCTTGGACGAACTTAGTGAGGTTCTGAACCGGAGCATCGAGATCAGCCGCATCAAACTGCATGTAAGTAAGGTGCTCCAGCAAGCACTGAAGGCGAGCGCAGTACAACTCGAAGTACACACAGACGCACATGCCCACGGTCGCAAACACAGCAAAAAGGCGTACGTGGATGGAAACGGAGCACTCATCGCACCGCTTGTTAGCAATAAGCAACTAGTAGGCAGGTTATCTCTGCAACCAAAACGCTCAGGAGAACCGTACAGCACTGCTGACCAACAGTTCATCACAACACTTTCATATCAACTAGCACTCGCCTGCGAACGAGCATTGCTGCACCAACAGTTACAAGATTATTCCAAAGAACTCGAGTACAAAGTACAGCAACGTACCAACGAACTGCATACTGCACATCAAAACCAACAACACATGGTGTCACAGATCGCGCACGGACTAC
This genomic window contains:
- a CDS encoding GAF domain-containing sensor histidine kinase; protein product: MAFFIQLILATTIICSTLLSIFVYNSTRLTYLRVLLIIHLFSIVSWAMAALIALRQESWLAIQIGYASAAILITTKYYFIISFPEGETPKTLRSFIPLFITLLLVGFSFMDGVFASDLTVVSQSYILISDGPYASLYMLSIFIILIIPIINLYRKLHDEQYQNHIADQIRFLFLGVTFFFIIGFATNSILPVVFDIYYFNGVGPSLALILAGIIFYIINKHNFLGLSIIVQRGFIYSILLGGITAVYLAILFILESFVHQAILVNSAFSGLLTSVIGIFSFSQVDTFLRRKTDRFFFKDRYDPSLVLDELSEVLNRSIEISRIKLHVSKVLQQALKASAVQLEVHTDAHAHGRKHSKKAYVDGNGALIAPLVSNKQLVGRLSLQPKRSGEPYSTADQQFITTLSYQLALACERALLHQQLQDYSKELEYKVQQRTNELHTAHQNQQHMVSQIAHGLQTPLTIITNELDTLKTDPRLSDQAILLERSLSSLSMFIYDLLKLSQLETSSNQMKLEVIDLSDLLKDMSSFISVLAQEQHISFTSNITAGVMIRADTKRIEEMLHVIIGNAMKYLAPDSQRSVYLGLTTTDTHATITVTDSGIGIPDIELSRIFDRFYRAHNARSQDIPGSGLGLSIAKTIVTKHGGEIAAYSTVGVGTTFSITLPRHTGES
- a CDS encoding thermostable hemolysin, which produces MKSLELITPEHAQHKQVVSFVNSVYERTLHVSARNPPETLLAAIEGENVFGCIGFNHSVQWHFFKDDPRYQRAVSMFPSDTRIGEQSMLAISGFPAGVPLLFSALAAYAEHVGIQKIVFAGIGVSCRTVEQLGFSVDVLGPTAEAVTSPQDRAHYAYWLEQFQPQTCILDTTRAQDVYHNVAGRFTRKAHLAPSLQAQLAA